The Helianthus annuus cultivar XRQ/B chromosome 16, HanXRQr2.0-SUNRISE, whole genome shotgun sequence genome includes a window with the following:
- the LOC110919749 gene encoding 60S ribosomal protein L4-like, whose translation MKASIRLDIVNFVHSNISKNSHQPYAVSRKAGHQTSAESWGTGRAVSCIPRVPGGGTHHAGQDAFENMCRGGRMFAPTRVWRRWHRKINVNQKRYVVVSAIAASAVPSLVMARGHRIKTVPELPLVVSDFVEGVEKTKTALQVLKQIRAYSDAEKERKVGGWWGWGVVVLFL comes from the coding sequence ATGAAAGCCTCCATCCGTCTTGACATCGTCAACTTCGTTCACTCCAACATTTCAAAGAATTCTCATCAACCCTACGCCGTCAGCCGTAAAGCCGGCCACCAGACCTCCGCCGAGTCATGGGGAACCGGACGTGCTGTCTCGTGTATTCCTCGTGTTCCTGGTGGCGGTACTCACCATGCAGGTCAAGATGCGTTTGAAAACATGTGTCGTGGTGGACGCATGTTCGCACCGACTCGGGTCTGGCGCAGGTGGCACAGAAAAATCAACGTGAACCAGAAACGATACGTCGTCGTTTCGGCGATTGCTGCTTCTGCCGTTCCGTCGCTTGTGATGGCCCGTGGACACCGGATCAAGACCGTTCCGGAGCTGCCGTTGGTGGTCAGTGATTTTGTTGAAGGTGTTGAGAAGACGAAGACTGCTCTTCAGGTTTTGAAGCAGATCAGAGCTTATTCTGATGCTGAAAAAGAGAGAAAGGTGGGGGGTTGGTGGGGTTGGGGTGtggttgttttatttttatag
- the LOC110915818 gene encoding secoisolariciresinol dehydrogenase isoform X2 has translation MANIPQRLATKVAFITGGAQGIGEKTARLFVKHGAKVVIADIQDDLGQSVCEDIGLDKATFIHCDVTIESDVENAINLTLAKYGTKHAARAMIPACSGSIIMMGSISGSIGGVISHAYSSSKHALVGLTKNTAAELGQYGIRVNCLSPHFIRSGSAIKVTSDLPEKYSKVYSNLKGVALTEDDVAEAALFLASDEARYISGHNLVLDGGFTVINPAFGLFARATPVE, from the exons ATGGCAAATATCCCTCAAAG GTTGGCGACAAAAGTAGCATTTATCACAGGCGGAGCTCAAGGGATCGGAGAGAAAACAGCAAGGTTATTCGTCAAACACGGAGCCAAAGTCGTCATTGCTGATATCCAAGATGATTTAGGCCAATCTGTTTGTGAAGATATCGGTCTTGACAAGGCTACATTTATCCACTGTGACGTGACTATTGAATCAGATGTTGAAAATGCCATCAACTTAACACTTGCCAAATATG GAACCAAGCATGCAGCTCGAGCCATGATCCCAGCTTGTAGTGGCAGCATCATTATGATGGGAAGTATTTCAGGTAGCATTGGAGGGGTTATTTCTCATGCTTATTCGAGTTCAAAGCATGCGCTCGTGGGTCTCACTAAGAACACTGCAGCCGAGCTTGGCCAATATGGGATTCGCGTTAATTGCTTATCGCCTCACTTTATTCGTTCAGGTTCAGCCATTAAAGTGACAAGTGATCTTCCTGAGAAATACTCGAAAGTTTATTCAAACCTCAAAGGGGTAGCTCTTACTGAAGATGATGTTGCAGAAGCTGCTCTATTTCTTGCTAGCGATGAAGCGAGGTACATAAGCGGGCATAATCTGGTACTTGATGGAGGGTTTACTGTGATTAATCCGGCTTTTGGCCTATTTGCACGAGCTACCCCTGTTGAATAG
- the LOC110915818 gene encoding secoisolariciresinol dehydrogenase isoform X1, whose translation MANIPQRLATKVAFITGGAQGIGEKTARLFVKHGAKVVIADIQDDLGQSVCEDIGLDKATFIHCDVTIESDVENAINLTLAKYGKLDVMINNAATIDELSPNILDNDQSAFERVMRVNVTGVFLGTKHAARAMIPACSGSIIMMGSISGSIGGVISHAYSSSKHALVGLTKNTAAELGQYGIRVNCLSPHFIRSGSAIKVTSDLPEKYSKVYSNLKGVALTEDDVAEAALFLASDEARYISGHNLVLDGGFTVINPAFGLFARATPVE comes from the exons ATGGCAAATATCCCTCAAAG GTTGGCGACAAAAGTAGCATTTATCACAGGCGGAGCTCAAGGGATCGGAGAGAAAACAGCAAGGTTATTCGTCAAACACGGAGCCAAAGTCGTCATTGCTGATATCCAAGATGATTTAGGCCAATCTGTTTGTGAAGATATCGGTCTTGACAAGGCTACATTTATCCACTGTGACGTGACTATTGAATCAGATGTTGAAAATGCCATCAACTTAACACTTGCCAAATATGGTAAGTTAGACGTAATGATCAATAATGCAGCCACTATAGATGAACTAAGTCCCAATATTCTTGATAACGATCAATCCGCTTTTGAACGTGTAATGAGGGTGAATGTAACCGGTGTGTTCTTAGGAACCAAGCATGCAGCTCGAGCCATGATCCCAGCTTGTAGTGGCAGCATCATTATGATGGGAAGTATTTCAGGTAGCATTGGAGGGGTTATTTCTCATGCTTATTCGAGTTCAAAGCATGCGCTCGTGGGTCTCACTAAGAACACTGCAGCCGAGCTTGGCCAATATGGGATTCGCGTTAATTGCTTATCGCCTCACTTTATTCGTTCAGGTTCAGCCATTAAAGTGACAAGTGATCTTCCTGAGAAATACTCGAAAGTTTATTCAAACCTCAAAGGGGTAGCTCTTACTGAAGATGATGTTGCAGAAGCTGCTCTATTTCTTGCTAGCGATGAAGCGAGGTACATAAGCGGGCATAATCTGGTACTTGATGGAGGGTTTACTGTGATTAATCCGGCTTTTGGCCTATTTGCACGAGCTACCCCTGTTGAATAG